A stretch of DNA from Rheinheimera sp. MMS21-TC3:
CTTTACAATTTGGAGCAAAGTGCCTTAGCTACAGAAGCATCTATAGCTGGCATGTACATGGGGTTAAGTGAAGCTAATGGTTTAATTTTAACTGTTTCTGGTTTTACGGATAAACAACCTGAATTAGTGAAGCAGGCTTTAGCGGGTTTAGCTGTAAATGTTGATTTGCAAAGCTTTAATCAAGCGTTAGACCGCTTTATTAGAGGCGTGCAAAATCAGTCTAAGCAGTTCCCTTATTCTCAGGCTTTTAATGCTTATAATAAGCTGATCCGTAGCGATAATTATGAATCAGAGGCTTTAGTTACTGCTGCGAAAAATATAAGCTTAGCGCAGCTGCAACAGTTTATGCAGCAAACACTTAAGCATAACCAGTTGCGTTTATTTGCTTTTGGTAACTATGATAGTGCCGACCTACAGCAAGTAGTAACAGAAGTAAATAAAGCTTTACCAGAAGAGCGGGTATCTCAGCCTTACCATGCCACTACATATTGGCAACCACAACCAGGCCAAACATTAGTTATCCAACGGGATATTGATGTTGCTGATGTTGCATTAGTGGATGTGCATGTTCATCCCGAGCCGTCTTATCGTCAGCTGGCCAGTGCAACTGTTTTAAGTAGTCATTTTAGTAATATTGCTTTTGATAAGTTACGTACTGAAGAGCAGCTTGCTTATGCTGTTGGTGGTACAGCAACTAAAATTGATAACTATGTTGGCTTTGCTATGTATATTCAAACGCCGGTAAAAAATGTAGTGGATATGCAAGCTAGATTTGATAGTTTTAAACAACAATATGCTATTGAATTAAAAGCTTTAACTGAAGAGCAATTTGACCAGTTTAAAGCCAGTACTTTAATCACGTTAAAACAACCAGCTAAAAACTTGCAGCAAGAAGTAGGGCCGTTTTTAACTGACTGGTACCAAGAAAAATTTGACTTTGATAGTAAGCAAAAGTTGATAACAGCGGTAGAGCAACTTAGTTTAGCTGATGTTAAAGACTTTTATCAGCAAACAATGTTAAACCCTGATGCAGCTAGAATATCTGTGCAAATGCGCGGCACTAAATTTCAGCAACAGCCTTTTGCTAACTTACCTAAGCAAACATTAGTTACAGATATTGCTGAGTTTCAGCGCACTATGCCTAAACAGTAAGCTTTATTCTCCATAAGGCTATTTAGTTACTAGATAAGCCAAGCAGTTTTGCTTGGCTTATCTTTTTATTATTACCACTTACCGCATAAATTCTAATGCATAGTAATTAACTATTGCTTGCACATGACAAAACGTTATAACATCACAATCTCTTTGTAAGATGTTATGTTATCACTTTATCTGTAATGCTTAAAAAGTATCTATCAGTGACGCAATAGGAAAAATCTATGTTTAACAAAAAGCGATTAACCAGTGTTATTGCTGCGTTAGCCTTTTCTAATCCGCTTTGGGCACAATCGGTAATAGGTGTAGTGACTGACACCTCAGGCAAGCCTTTAATTGGTGCTTCAGTCTCTATTGTTGGTGAAAAAGTGCAAGCAATAACGGATGAAACTGGCCGGTTTAAACTGGAAAACTTGCACACACTTAATGCTGAAATCCATGTTGAAGCTAAAGGCTTTGCTCATCGTAACTTTCATTTTAAGGTGCCAGAGCAAGGCTTAACAGATGTGCAATTAACCTTGTTGTCATCCGCGATAGAAGTAATAGACGTCACAGCTAGTCCATTTCATGCTTCTGCTAATGAATCAGCTTTACCCGTCAGTGTTTTAGCTGGTGATAATTTAAAAATGCGTCAGGCAGCGACCTTAGGTGATACCTTAAAAGCTGAAGTAGGCGTACATAGTAGTTTTTATGGTGGAGTAGCAAGTAGTCCTATTATCCGTGGTTTAGATGGCCCACGAGTGCTAATTATGCAAAATGGTTTAGATTCTGGTGATGCTTCTAGGGTTGGCCCAGACCATAGTGTAGCTGCCGAAACCAGTACCGCCACTCAGATAGAAGTTTTACGCGGCCCAGCAACCTTGTTTTATGGTAGTGGAGCTATAGGCGGTGTAGTTAATGTAGTAGATCAGCGTATACCTACCGATAGCAGTACTCGCGCTGAGTGGATGTTAGAGCATAACTCAGTTAATAATGAGCAGTTAGCAGCAGGTTCAGTAAGTACTGGTGGTGATAACTTTGCTGTTTATATGGATGGCTTTGTTCGAGATAATGATGCTTATAAAATCCCGCATAATGCAAGCCATGCCGAAGCTGACTTAGGCACTAAAGTAGATAATAGCCAAGCTAAAGCTACTGGCTTTACCTTAGGCGGTAGTTATTTGTTAGAAAATGGTTTTGTGGGTATGTCTTATGGGCGCATGGACCGAGAGTACGGTATTCCTGGCCATAGCCATGCAGGGCATGATCATGCTCAGAATGAGCAAGTAGCAGATGTTTATGCTGATTTAACCCAAAATAGATGGCAGCTATTAAGCGAGTTGAATTTACAGCATGATTTTATTAGACAAATTAACACTCGCTTTGCTTATACCGATTATAACCATAAAGAAATTGAAGACGGCGAAGTGGGCACTAGGTTTAGTAACGATAGTTACGAGGCACGGCTAGAGATTCTGCATAGACCACTCTTTGATTGGTTAGGTGGCATTAGCTTACATTATAAATATAGTGACTTTTCGGCTGTAGGTGATGAAGCTTTTACGCCAGCATCTCGTAGCAAAATGCTAGCCTTAGCTTGGATGGAAGAACGGCATTTTGGCCCGTTATTATTGCAATTGGGTGCTAGAATAGAACAGGTCAGGCTTGATGCTGCAAAAGTCACACTACCCAGTTTAGAGCTGCATGCTCATGAGGCACCGGAGCAGGAAGTTCATGAGCATGATGATAGTGGTCAGCTGTTTGCTTTTAATAAAAAGTTTACACCTTATAGTATTTCTGCCGGTGCAGTATGGGATTTTGCAGAAGGTTATAACTTTGGCGTCTCACTATCACGTTCACAGCGAGCACCTTCAGCGGCAGAGTTACTGGCTTTTGGCCCACATATTGGTACTGCCTCGTATGAAGTTGGGGCTTTATTTCAACTAGAAGCAGATCATTTTACGGTTAATCAGCAACCGATTAAGCTAGAAATTGCCAATAATATTGATGTTTCGCTGCGCAAATTTAGCGGTGACTTTGGTTTTGTGTTTAATGCATTTTATAATCAGATTGATAATTATTACTATCAGCGGAATACCGGTTTATTTGCGGAAAGTGGTCATGACCATACGGCAGCTGAACATGAACATGCCGATGAATTGCCTTTGTATTTATTTACCCCTGCAGATGTAAATCTGCATGGTTTTGAAGGTCAGTTTGTATGGCGGCTGGCCGAACCCTACACCTTAACTTTACAGGCCGATTATATTAGGGCCCGCTTACAACAAGGCGGTGATTTACCGCGCACACCACCAATGCGGTTTGCCGCTGAGTTTGCTTATGACTTAGGCGATGTTAGTGCGGGCATTAGAGCGACTTATTATTTAAAACAAAATAAGTTAGCAGCAGAAGAGACAGCCACTTCTGGTTATACTTTAATTGATGCTAGCGTCAACTATCGCTTGTACTTAGCTCAGCAAGAAATATCACTATATATAAAAGGTCAAAACTTAACTAATGAATATGCAAGTGTC
This window harbors:
- a CDS encoding TonB-dependent receptor, with the protein product MFNKKRLTSVIAALAFSNPLWAQSVIGVVTDTSGKPLIGASVSIVGEKVQAITDETGRFKLENLHTLNAEIHVEAKGFAHRNFHFKVPEQGLTDVQLTLLSSAIEVIDVTASPFHASANESALPVSVLAGDNLKMRQAATLGDTLKAEVGVHSSFYGGVASSPIIRGLDGPRVLIMQNGLDSGDASRVGPDHSVAAETSTATQIEVLRGPATLFYGSGAIGGVVNVVDQRIPTDSSTRAEWMLEHNSVNNEQLAAGSVSTGGDNFAVYMDGFVRDNDAYKIPHNASHAEADLGTKVDNSQAKATGFTLGGSYLLENGFVGMSYGRMDREYGIPGHSHAGHDHAQNEQVADVYADLTQNRWQLLSELNLQHDFIRQINTRFAYTDYNHKEIEDGEVGTRFSNDSYEARLEILHRPLFDWLGGISLHYKYSDFSAVGDEAFTPASRSKMLALAWMEERHFGPLLLQLGARIEQVRLDAAKVTLPSLELHAHEAPEQEVHEHDDSGQLFAFNKKFTPYSISAGAVWDFAEGYNFGVSLSRSQRAPSAAELLAFGPHIGTASYEVGALFQLEADHFTVNQQPIKLEIANNIDVSLRKFSGDFGFVFNAFYNQIDNYYYQRNTGLFAESGHDHTAAEHEHADELPLYLFTPADVNLHGFEGQFVWRLAEPYTLTLQADYIRARLQQGGDLPRTPPMRFAAEFAYDLGDVSAGIRATYYLKQNKLAAEETATSGYTLIDASVNYRLYLAQQEISLYIKGQNLTNEYASVHTSFLKDIAPLPSRSVGIGVRGSF